The sequence aatttctttactaCCACAAATATGTATTGTAAACTTTtcctaaatatttttgttttttaaaattcataatatagctaaaatttatttttttctaattgagAATTCAAAAGTGCTAcgtaaagaaaatataatgaatttatttgATACAATCTTTATATTTGATCTGGCACaatataatgaatttatttggcataaaaagaaaataaaattagaaaaacttcAAGCCACGatctttagttttatatttaaaaaatattacttaagaaaaatggcaagcattagagaaaaaaattaaaatttggtaGAAAATTGttcaaggaaaaaaagaaaatagtttaatatatttaAGAAAGATATAATggattgttataaatatttaagCAACAAGTATATGGAAGTAGATAACTATGATTAGAACTttaatttaactaattaaatatcaatcattaattttaaactaTGACACGTGTCTTCAATCCAAGTAAAAACTTGAAAAGATCGGAGAGAAGAGAAATGAAGAGTAGCCAGAGCCTATCAGTTTGCTAACCACCTTTATCTGTTTGCCATGTATTAGTGATACAACTTCTTGAAAAAATTCATTTGTATTGGTTGTTACCAACTTGTATTATTTGTATTCTCTCACTCTAATTTCACTTATATTCACACATCTACACTCTAACTGACCTTTTACAGTTACTTGTATCAATTGCTACCAACTTGTATCACTTGTATTCATTTATTCTAATTTTACTTGTATTCATTTGTTCTAATATCACATGTATTCATTCCCTCTACCGTATCAATTTTTATCACTTTATGTCAGTTTTTATTCACTTTAGTGGCGGTATCAACTTGATGGATAGATGTATTCATTCACTTTAGTGATGGTATCAACTCGATGGATAGATGTATTCATTTACTTTAGTGGCGGTATCAACACGTACGATCTTGATGGATATATGTATCTTACTTGatatcataatttatcaaaagTGAATACAATAATCAAGCTTTATGAGTTTACCATTTATAAGTTCCTACCATTACACTCATTATATTTTAAAGTCAAGAATTTAActacttttttataattttaataacttttaacatataaatttttgctctATGTTAAAAATAATTGTTATTATTCGGACAGATTAAGCAaatcacaagtaaaagaaaataacaacacacagatttacgtgaaaattcTTGCGAAAAAACTACGGGCAGAGGTAGAGGAGGTCTCcctataatggagagagagtacaaAGTGGGAGACGTAGTCTCAATGACGTGTATTTTTCTGAACACCCAAAAAAACCCACTAAATGCATTTATATAATACGTGTATATAAATAAGTCGTAGGTCCCAAAACATAAAGGTCGGCCCGATCCCTACACTACCAtcacagaccccattgaaaatcacaaacatgaatTGCACTGCGAACTTTCAaggccggatcaacaaaattagGATTACAACTCTAACAATAATAAATCTAGATGTTCTTTACCAACATGGTGCCTCCGCCTCTGAAGTCACGTTTCACCAAATCAGTCAAAAAAAAACATTTAATGAAAGTTCCAAATCAAATTCCCAtatttaacaaattttatctcatGGCTATTGCTTGGATAATTAAGTAGGATACACTCAAACCATAAGAGAGATGACCACCGTTGTGGTGGAGTGAGTGACAAGTACTTTTTAATCTTAATTAGAGGTCTCGAATTCTGGTTTCAATGTCGAGTTGCCTTTGATAGAGAGCACTTACCCAAACTTTCTAACGTGAATTCAAATTAGTCGAACTCCAATATGAGTACCACATACCGTatgagaaaaaaaaacataacagaGATGGCAATGTGGATATTTGTTAGAAGAAGTGAGGTTCATTTGGAGGGGCAACCTTTATAAATAAAGTCACAATGAGGTACTCTCCAAAGTCTTAATTAGACAACAAACACCTTATTCTCTTCATCATTCCATAGCTTTTATATCTGAAAGTCCTCACTTCTACACATTTTATCCACTTCCATCTCTGCACCAGAAATCAATAAAGCAACAAGAACTATAGAAACAGAGAAAAAAAGAACAATCATGACAAGTAGCATGAATGATGATCAAATGCCACTCATTTCTCAGTACTATCCTGGTATCTACACTCAACCGTTACCTCAACAAGGTTAGTACCATCACTACTTTGTCTTTAATTGGGATAAACTAGGGGCGGCTCTACTTGTAAAAAAATAGGCCCTTAGGCCCCAAATTTGAGGGGgctaatttttttgtaataatataaataattgttttttgaaaaaattgaatattacttataaaaaaatatttttttttatataaatggaaagaattattagaagaagttCATATATTATgtctcaagaaaaattaaatgcattgattatatcattacttaaaaaagaataattagaaaaaattgattatataatttttaaaataaagttcgTTAAAAGAAAGTTATTCTTTCTTAAGATTTTAAGGCACCCGTTTAATTTTCGCCTTAAATCACAAATATGCTTGAACCACTATAGTACACAATAATGGAGAacaatatttttacacaatatatatacatatatactgtaCTTCAACTCGTCCTAGTAGATAGTTTACCTTATTTTTCGGTTATTCCTAATCCACTTTTTAATGAACAGGTAGATGAATATATTATCATTTAGAGATGCGATAGTATAGGGGTCGGTGTATAAAAGTTAAACTGTTCATATCTTTGTCGTTACAAAACTTAGAAGTCACCTAATTAATTAAAAGTTAACTACATCATGCTACCGTCCCTAAAAGGTATCTTGAAAAACAATGTTGGCCACCTTAATTTCCTACGAGTTGTTAATAGTTGAAAAGATTCTTTACGCTGTTAGTGTATGTAAATTACAGGAGAGGGGAAACCGAGgaggagaagaaagaagaataaaGATGTAGCAAATGgggagatgatgatgatgaggaagaGGAAGCTTAGTGAGGAACAAGTGAATTTGCTCGAACAGAGCTTTGGACATGAACACAAACTGGAGTCCGAGAGGAAAGACAAGCTTGCGTTGGAGCTAGGACTAGACCCGAGGCAAGTGGCAGTTTGGTTTCAGAACAGAAGGGCTCGATGGAAGAACAAGAAGCTGGAGGAAGAATACTCTAAGTTGAAGAATGAACTTGAAACTAACATTGTTGACAAATGTCGTCTTGAAAACGAGGTCCGTCTTCTCTTTTATTATGAGTTTTATAACTATAGACcgtgttataaaaaaaaaaagcttttaaGAATATATCATATCACCTAAAAGATAATTAggtataaatagttttttttcggaaatatttttcaaaatttgttgGCGAAAACTAAGTAGTACGTAAGAGATTAGTCGGATAAACAAGATTTATGGATCAAGAAACGTTTATGTGGTACTAAAAAGTATATTCCATCTATTCTATTTCAAACATGGTATTTGactgaaaataaaattcaaaatgcTAGTAATTTATTTCGATTTATATTTCCTTATATTAGATCAGTGAAGGTGAAATCACGAAGAAGATTAAAGCATTAATTTGATTTAAGGAAAAAACATCACTTCAAAAACAAAAGttaaacaacttaatatattgCCTGAATATGTTGAAAGTTGTTAGAAataaaacaatataaaataaattggaACGTTTGCAAATAGAAATAGTCTCTCTAGATAGAGTGTGTCTAATCAGAAAATAATTTCACTTTATGAATCCAACCCTAAGTAAGAAAAAAAGGTATCTATAGCTCCATATATAACCCAACATAACgttttgatgataaaattaaACAAATGGGAATGATGATTTATAAATTTAGGATGGAAAAGTTCATTAAAAAGCAAGAAGCAAAATGACAATATATAATGATAGTAATATATATATCCGACCTATATATGTGTCCAAAAGAagaaagtaatataaatatagagAGATGCCATGTATTGACAAGCATGGAGGCAATTAGGTGTGTTGCATGTGGATACAAGAATTGAAGAGATGGAAGAGAAAACATTGGAGACGTGTAACCAGTAGCCTGTCGAAAAAGAAAGAAACTTGGAGACTGCCACCCAACATGGCAGCAAAACTTGCTAAATCCTCCAATAATTAATCCTCCGTACATCATTATTTAAGATAGCCAAGTACAGCCCTCCCACATGCTAATATACTATTACTTCATTCACTCTTAGACGTCCCATACTTCTGATCCAACACGTACTTAGCTTGTAGCTACAgaggtaataaaaaaaattaagttagtGGGTATTTTGCGGAATCATCACACAAATAACCCAATCGAatgcattatttacttttttatactTGATAAACATTCATTATGCACTAATTATACATGAATCATACATGTATTATAAATCTGCCAGCTGTTTTAAATTAATGCAGTTTAGTGAGTAAACAACTATCCAGGTTAATATTTCAAGTATAGGAAAAAtgtaaaattatatttcatgtgaAGTATTCAATTGTCAGTGTAGATAAGTTAAATTGTTAACGAGACAGATTTGTTGTGCAGGTTTTGAAGCTAAAGGAGCAGTTATCTGAAGCAGAAAAGGAGATGCAACGATTGCAATTGGAGAGATGTGATGGGATTTCGAGCAATAGCCCAACAACTTCATCACTATCAATGGAAGCAGCCATGGATCCTCCTTTTCTTG comes from Capsicum annuum cultivar UCD-10X-F1 chromosome 2, UCD10Xv1.1, whole genome shotgun sequence and encodes:
- the LOC107858500 gene encoding homeobox-leucine zipper protein ATHB-40 isoform X1, which gives rise to MTSSMNDDQMPLISQYYPGIYTQPLPQQGEGKPRRRRKKNKDVANGEMMMMRKRKLSEEQVNLLEQSFGHEHKLESERKDKLALELGLDPRQVAVWFQNRRARWKNKKLEEEYSKLKNELETNIVDKCRLENEVLKLKEQLSEAEKEMQRLQLERCDGISSNSPTTSSLSMEAAMDPPFLGEFGLDNAFYGPENTYYGPANTYAQGLEWVNNLYMPYHM
- the LOC107858500 gene encoding homeobox-leucine zipper protein ATHB-40 isoform X2 codes for the protein MILQNSGEGKPRRRRKKNKDVANGEMMMMRKRKLSEEQVNLLEQSFGHEHKLESERKDKLALELGLDPRQVAVWFQNRRARWKNKKLEEEYSKLKNELETNIVDKCRLENEVLKLKEQLSEAEKEMQRLQLERCDGISSNSPTTSSLSMEAAMDPPFLGEFGLDNAFYGPENTYYGPANTYAQGLEWVNNLYMPYHM